From a single Nicotiana tomentosiformis chromosome 2, ASM39032v3, whole genome shotgun sequence genomic region:
- the LOC104114391 gene encoding LRR receptor-like serine/threonine-protein kinase GHR1 isoform X1: MKLIRYFILVLCFGSAMGQLPSQDILALLEFRKGIKHDPTGYVLQSWNEESIDFNGCPSSWNGIMCNGGNVAAVVLDNLGLSADADLSVFANLTMLVKLSMANNSIAGKMPNKIGEFKSLEYLDISNNLFTSSLPPEIGKVGSLKNLSLAGNNFSGPIPDTISELMSIESLDLSHNSLSGPLPSSLTKLNNLIYLNLSLNGFTKKIPKGFELMANLEVLDLHGNMLDGTLDPEFLMFTTATYVDLSGNLLVSSTSQQQKFLPGISESLKYLSLSHNQLTGSLVSGGEAQAFGNLKVLDLSYNQLSGELPAFNFVYDLQVLKLSNNRFSGFVPNDLLKGDALVLTELDLSGNNLTGSISMITSTSLRVLNLSANALSGELPMVTGSTAVLDLSKNQLEGNLTRLQKWGNVEFLDLSQNRLTGNIPEVTAQFLRLNHLNLSRNTLTGTLPKVITQFPKITVLDLSFNQLDGPLLTSLLTLPTIEELHLQNNALVGSIDFPAPSATPNLRVLDLSHNQLAGYFPDEFGSLTALQVLDIAGNNFSGSLPTSMGQVTALTSLNISQNHFTGPLPKNLPNGLQSFNASLNDLSGVVPENLRKFPLSSFYPGNSGLQFPNPPSGSGQASAESQKSRSLKTVIKVVIIVACVIALIILVLLAIFIYYIRASRKPHPQVTKKDVHHQAPSHPSGFSSREGTGGVVVSAEDLMTSRKGSSEIISPDEKMAAITGFSPSKGSHFSWSPESGDSYIAENFARLDVRSPDRLAGELYFLDDTISFTPEELSRAPAEVLGRSSHGTSYRATLENGLLLTVKWLREGVAKQRKDFAKEAKKFANIRHPNVVGLRGYYWGPTQHEKLILSDYVSPGSLASFLYDRPGRKGPPLTWPQRLKISVDVARGLNYLHFDREVPHGNLKATNILLDGPDLNARVADYCLHRLMTQAGTIEQILDAGVLGYRAPELAASKKPLPSFKSDVYAFGVVLLELLSGKCAGDVVSGEDGGVDLTDWVRLKVAEGRGSDCFDSVLSAEIGNPAMEKQMKEVLGIAVRCIRTVSERPGIKTIYEDLSSI, encoded by the exons ATGAAGCTAATTAGGTACTTTATACTTGTGCTTTGTTTTGGTTCTGCTATGGGGCAGCTTCCTTCCCAGGACATTTTGGCCCTTCTTGAATTCAGGAAGGGTATCAAGCATGATCCGACGGGTTATGTACTTCAGTCATGGAACGAGGAGTCCATTGATTTTAATGGTTGCCCTTCATCTTGGAATGGCATAATGTGCAATGGTGGTAATGTTGCTGCTGTTGTCCTTGACAACTTGGGTTTATCTGCCGATGCAGATTTGAGTGTGTTTGCTAACCTCACAATGCTTGTGAAACTCTCTATGGCTAACAATTCAATTGCTGGAAAAATGCCAAACAAAATTGGTGAATTCAAGAGCCTTGAGTATCTGGATATTTCAAACAATCTATTCACCTCCTCTTTACCACCAGAGATTGGAAAAGTAGGAAGCTTAAAGAATCTGTCATTAGCTGGGAACAACTTCTCTGGCCCAATCCCGGATACTATTTCAGAGCTCATGTCAATTGAATCTTTGGATTTGAGCCACAACTCTCTTTCGGGGCCACTTCCTTCATCTCTGACTAAGTTAAATAATTTGATATACCTCAATCTATCTCTTAATGGATTTACAAAGAAAATCCCCAAAGGATTTGAGCTAATGGCTAACCTTGAAGTTCTTGACTTGCATGGAAATATGCTTGATGGTACTTTGGATCCAGAGTTCTTAATGTTTACTACTGCAACTTATGTTGACTTAAGTGGAAATTTACTTGTGAGTTCTACCTCTCAACAGCAGAAGTTTTTGCCTGGCATATCAGAGTCGCTCAAGTACTTGAGTCTTAGCCATAATCAACTTACTGGGTCACTAGTAAGTGGTGGTGAAGCCCAGGCATTTGGGAACTTGAAAGTTCTGGATTTGAGCTACAATCAGCTTTCAGGGGAATTACCTGCCTTCAATTTTGTTTATGATCTTCAGGTCCTTAAACTCAGCAACAATAGATTTTCTGGGTTCGTCCCAAATGATCTTTTAAAAGGAGATGCTTTGGTCCTCACAGAATTGGATTTAAGTGGAAACAACCTCACAG GGTCAATAAGCATGATCACATCAACATCATTGCGTGTCCTCAACTTATCCGCCAATGCTCTTTCCGGTGAACTTCCAATGGTGACAGGAAGTACTGCAGTACTTGATCTCTCAAAGAACCAGTTAGAGGGAAATCTAACTAGATTGCAGAAATGGGGGAATGTTGAATTTCTTGACCTCAGCCAAAACCGATTGACTGGAAACATCCCTGAGGTTACAGCTCAGTTTCTGCGATTAAATCACCTAAACCTTTCTCGCAATACCCTTACTGGAACTCTCCCAAAAGTTATCACACAGTTTCCTAAGATCACAGTCCTTGATCTTAGTTTCAACCAGTTGGATGGGCCTCTTCTCACTTCTCTGCTAACATTACCCACTATTGAAGAACTTCACCTACAAAACAATGCACTTGTTGGAAGTATTGATTTCCCTGCCCCCTCTGCTACTCCCAACCTCCGAGTTCTTGATCTTTCTCATAATCAGCTTGCTGGTTATTTTCCTGATGAGTTTGGCTCGTTGACCGCGCTTCAAGTACTTGATATAGCTGGAAATAATTTCTCTGGATCTCTGCCTACTTCGATGGGTCAAGTTACTGCACTTACTTCTCTAAACATTTCACAGAATCATTTTACTGGTCCACTGCCAAAGAATCTGCCTAATGGCCTCCAAAGCTTTAATGCATCACTCAATGACTTATCTGGTGTTGTCcctgaaaatttgagaaaatttcCGTTATCATCTTTCTACCCTGGAAACTCTGGACTTCAATTTCCAAATCCTCCATCAGGATCTGGCCAAGCTTCAGCAGAAAGCCAGAAAAGCAGATCACTTAAGACTGTCATCAAGGTGGTAATAATAGTTGCTTGTGTAATTGCTCttattattttggtgttactaGCCATTTTCATTTACTATATACGAGCGTCAAGGAAGCCTCATCCTCAAGTTACTAAAAAGGATGTTCATCACCAAGCCCCATCACATCCTTCTGGCTTTAGTAGTAGGGAGGGTACCGGTGGTGTAGTCGTTTCAGCTGAAGATCTTATGACTTCACGAAAAGGATCATCAGAAATAATTAGTCCAGATGAGAAAATGGCTGCTATAACTGGTTTTTCCCCTTCAAAAGGTAGCCATTTCTCATGGTCACCAGAGTCTGGAGATTCATATATTGCAGAAAACTTTGCAAGGTTAGATGTGAGGTCTCCAGATCGTCTTGCTGGAGAGCTGTACTTCCTTGATGATACAATCTCTTTTACACCCGAGGAACTATCTAGGGCTCCGGCTGAAGTCCTAGGCAGAAGCAGCCATGGTACATCTTACAGGGCAACGCTAGAGAACGGGTTGCTCCTGACTGTGAAATGGTTGAGAGAAGGAGTAGCAAAGCAGAGAAAGGATTTTGCGAAGGAGGCTAAAAAGTTTGCCAATATAAGGCATCCTAATGTAGTAGGATTAAGAGGTTACTACTGGGGTCCCACACAGCATGAGAAGCTCATTCTTTCGGATTATGTATCTCCTGGAAGTCTTGCAAGTTTCCTCTATG ATCGACCGGGTAGAAAAGGCCCACCACTAACCTGGCCCCAAAGACTCAAAATATCAGTTGATGTTGCACGTGGTCTGAACTACCTCCATTTTGATCGTGAGGTGCCACACGGAAACCTTAAGGCAACCAACATCTTGTTGGATGGGCCAGACCTTAATGCACGAGTTGCGGATTACTGCCTTCACCGCCTCATGACTCAAGCCGGCACAATAGAACAGATTCTTGATGCTGGGGTGTTGGGTTATCGTGCCCCTGAGTTGGCTGCGTCGAAGAAGCCACTGCCTTCCTTCAAATCAGATGTATATGCTTTTGGAGTTGTTTTGTTGGAGCTGCTAAGTGGGAAGTGTGCAGGTGATGTTGTCTCTGGCGAAGATGGTGGAGTAGACTTAACTGACTGGGTAAGGTTGAAGGTGGCAGAAGGTCGTGGCTCGGATTGTTTTGACAGTGTGTTGTCGGCCGAGATTGGAAATCCAGCAATGGAGAAGCAAATGAAGGAGGTTCTTGGGATAGCTGTTCGATGCATTCGTACTGTATCTGAGAGGCCAGGTATCAAGACTATATATGAGGACCTTTCATCTATATAG
- the LOC104114391 gene encoding LRR receptor-like serine/threonine-protein kinase GHR1 isoform X2 produces MCNGGNVAAVVLDNLGLSADADLSVFANLTMLVKLSMANNSIAGKMPNKIGEFKSLEYLDISNNLFTSSLPPEIGKVGSLKNLSLAGNNFSGPIPDTISELMSIESLDLSHNSLSGPLPSSLTKLNNLIYLNLSLNGFTKKIPKGFELMANLEVLDLHGNMLDGTLDPEFLMFTTATYVDLSGNLLVSSTSQQQKFLPGISESLKYLSLSHNQLTGSLVSGGEAQAFGNLKVLDLSYNQLSGELPAFNFVYDLQVLKLSNNRFSGFVPNDLLKGDALVLTELDLSGNNLTGSISMITSTSLRVLNLSANALSGELPMVTGSTAVLDLSKNQLEGNLTRLQKWGNVEFLDLSQNRLTGNIPEVTAQFLRLNHLNLSRNTLTGTLPKVITQFPKITVLDLSFNQLDGPLLTSLLTLPTIEELHLQNNALVGSIDFPAPSATPNLRVLDLSHNQLAGYFPDEFGSLTALQVLDIAGNNFSGSLPTSMGQVTALTSLNISQNHFTGPLPKNLPNGLQSFNASLNDLSGVVPENLRKFPLSSFYPGNSGLQFPNPPSGSGQASAESQKSRSLKTVIKVVIIVACVIALIILVLLAIFIYYIRASRKPHPQVTKKDVHHQAPSHPSGFSSREGTGGVVVSAEDLMTSRKGSSEIISPDEKMAAITGFSPSKGSHFSWSPESGDSYIAENFARLDVRSPDRLAGELYFLDDTISFTPEELSRAPAEVLGRSSHGTSYRATLENGLLLTVKWLREGVAKQRKDFAKEAKKFANIRHPNVVGLRGYYWGPTQHEKLILSDYVSPGSLASFLYDRPGRKGPPLTWPQRLKISVDVARGLNYLHFDREVPHGNLKATNILLDGPDLNARVADYCLHRLMTQAGTIEQILDAGVLGYRAPELAASKKPLPSFKSDVYAFGVVLLELLSGKCAGDVVSGEDGGVDLTDWVRLKVAEGRGSDCFDSVLSAEIGNPAMEKQMKEVLGIAVRCIRTVSERPGIKTIYEDLSSI; encoded by the exons ATGTGCAATGGTGGTAATGTTGCTGCTGTTGTCCTTGACAACTTGGGTTTATCTGCCGATGCAGATTTGAGTGTGTTTGCTAACCTCACAATGCTTGTGAAACTCTCTATGGCTAACAATTCAATTGCTGGAAAAATGCCAAACAAAATTGGTGAATTCAAGAGCCTTGAGTATCTGGATATTTCAAACAATCTATTCACCTCCTCTTTACCACCAGAGATTGGAAAAGTAGGAAGCTTAAAGAATCTGTCATTAGCTGGGAACAACTTCTCTGGCCCAATCCCGGATACTATTTCAGAGCTCATGTCAATTGAATCTTTGGATTTGAGCCACAACTCTCTTTCGGGGCCACTTCCTTCATCTCTGACTAAGTTAAATAATTTGATATACCTCAATCTATCTCTTAATGGATTTACAAAGAAAATCCCCAAAGGATTTGAGCTAATGGCTAACCTTGAAGTTCTTGACTTGCATGGAAATATGCTTGATGGTACTTTGGATCCAGAGTTCTTAATGTTTACTACTGCAACTTATGTTGACTTAAGTGGAAATTTACTTGTGAGTTCTACCTCTCAACAGCAGAAGTTTTTGCCTGGCATATCAGAGTCGCTCAAGTACTTGAGTCTTAGCCATAATCAACTTACTGGGTCACTAGTAAGTGGTGGTGAAGCCCAGGCATTTGGGAACTTGAAAGTTCTGGATTTGAGCTACAATCAGCTTTCAGGGGAATTACCTGCCTTCAATTTTGTTTATGATCTTCAGGTCCTTAAACTCAGCAACAATAGATTTTCTGGGTTCGTCCCAAATGATCTTTTAAAAGGAGATGCTTTGGTCCTCACAGAATTGGATTTAAGTGGAAACAACCTCACAG GGTCAATAAGCATGATCACATCAACATCATTGCGTGTCCTCAACTTATCCGCCAATGCTCTTTCCGGTGAACTTCCAATGGTGACAGGAAGTACTGCAGTACTTGATCTCTCAAAGAACCAGTTAGAGGGAAATCTAACTAGATTGCAGAAATGGGGGAATGTTGAATTTCTTGACCTCAGCCAAAACCGATTGACTGGAAACATCCCTGAGGTTACAGCTCAGTTTCTGCGATTAAATCACCTAAACCTTTCTCGCAATACCCTTACTGGAACTCTCCCAAAAGTTATCACACAGTTTCCTAAGATCACAGTCCTTGATCTTAGTTTCAACCAGTTGGATGGGCCTCTTCTCACTTCTCTGCTAACATTACCCACTATTGAAGAACTTCACCTACAAAACAATGCACTTGTTGGAAGTATTGATTTCCCTGCCCCCTCTGCTACTCCCAACCTCCGAGTTCTTGATCTTTCTCATAATCAGCTTGCTGGTTATTTTCCTGATGAGTTTGGCTCGTTGACCGCGCTTCAAGTACTTGATATAGCTGGAAATAATTTCTCTGGATCTCTGCCTACTTCGATGGGTCAAGTTACTGCACTTACTTCTCTAAACATTTCACAGAATCATTTTACTGGTCCACTGCCAAAGAATCTGCCTAATGGCCTCCAAAGCTTTAATGCATCACTCAATGACTTATCTGGTGTTGTCcctgaaaatttgagaaaatttcCGTTATCATCTTTCTACCCTGGAAACTCTGGACTTCAATTTCCAAATCCTCCATCAGGATCTGGCCAAGCTTCAGCAGAAAGCCAGAAAAGCAGATCACTTAAGACTGTCATCAAGGTGGTAATAATAGTTGCTTGTGTAATTGCTCttattattttggtgttactaGCCATTTTCATTTACTATATACGAGCGTCAAGGAAGCCTCATCCTCAAGTTACTAAAAAGGATGTTCATCACCAAGCCCCATCACATCCTTCTGGCTTTAGTAGTAGGGAGGGTACCGGTGGTGTAGTCGTTTCAGCTGAAGATCTTATGACTTCACGAAAAGGATCATCAGAAATAATTAGTCCAGATGAGAAAATGGCTGCTATAACTGGTTTTTCCCCTTCAAAAGGTAGCCATTTCTCATGGTCACCAGAGTCTGGAGATTCATATATTGCAGAAAACTTTGCAAGGTTAGATGTGAGGTCTCCAGATCGTCTTGCTGGAGAGCTGTACTTCCTTGATGATACAATCTCTTTTACACCCGAGGAACTATCTAGGGCTCCGGCTGAAGTCCTAGGCAGAAGCAGCCATGGTACATCTTACAGGGCAACGCTAGAGAACGGGTTGCTCCTGACTGTGAAATGGTTGAGAGAAGGAGTAGCAAAGCAGAGAAAGGATTTTGCGAAGGAGGCTAAAAAGTTTGCCAATATAAGGCATCCTAATGTAGTAGGATTAAGAGGTTACTACTGGGGTCCCACACAGCATGAGAAGCTCATTCTTTCGGATTATGTATCTCCTGGAAGTCTTGCAAGTTTCCTCTATG ATCGACCGGGTAGAAAAGGCCCACCACTAACCTGGCCCCAAAGACTCAAAATATCAGTTGATGTTGCACGTGGTCTGAACTACCTCCATTTTGATCGTGAGGTGCCACACGGAAACCTTAAGGCAACCAACATCTTGTTGGATGGGCCAGACCTTAATGCACGAGTTGCGGATTACTGCCTTCACCGCCTCATGACTCAAGCCGGCACAATAGAACAGATTCTTGATGCTGGGGTGTTGGGTTATCGTGCCCCTGAGTTGGCTGCGTCGAAGAAGCCACTGCCTTCCTTCAAATCAGATGTATATGCTTTTGGAGTTGTTTTGTTGGAGCTGCTAAGTGGGAAGTGTGCAGGTGATGTTGTCTCTGGCGAAGATGGTGGAGTAGACTTAACTGACTGGGTAAGGTTGAAGGTGGCAGAAGGTCGTGGCTCGGATTGTTTTGACAGTGTGTTGTCGGCCGAGATTGGAAATCCAGCAATGGAGAAGCAAATGAAGGAGGTTCTTGGGATAGCTGTTCGATGCATTCGTACTGTATCTGAGAGGCCAGGTATCAAGACTATATATGAGGACCTTTCATCTATATAG
- the LOC104114393 gene encoding pentatricopeptide repeat-containing protein At2g01860, which produces MLTRSCCMFSTPHESLTWSSSTYPISQISSSPSTAASEIPSSSLGRRGERVVFMAVCSNRTNHRKLPKNLSNPRRPKLPPDMDYSFKRFLYEDADEITQQPTIDTLTAADEEVDEELEVEVEETVWESDEMEAISSLFKGRIPQKPGKLNRERPLPLPLPYKIRPLGLPTPKRFSNVSRQSISKQVYKNPTFLIGLAKEIQSLSTEENVSKVLSKWGPFLRKGSLSLTVRELGYLGLPERALQTFCWVKKQPHLFPDDHVLASTIEVLAGSNELKVPFDLDKFTGLASRSVYEAMLRGFIKGGSLKLALKLLSIAKGCNRVLGTGVYAKLILELGKDPDKRTLVFALLEELAARDDLDLTPQDCTAIMKTCIRLGRFEIVEGLYDWFRKSGGNPSVVMYTTLIHCRYSENKHREALAMLWEMEASNCLFDLPAYRVVIKLFVALNDVPRAIRYFSKLKEAGFSPTFDIYCSLIKIYMAAGRLAKCEDIRKEAEMAGFRLDEHTMSKLQQ; this is translated from the coding sequence ATGCTCACCAGGAGTTGTTGCATGTTTTCGACCCCCCATGAGAGCCTTACTTGGTCTTCATCCACATATCCCATCTCACAGATTAGTAGTAGTCCCAGTACAGCTGCTTCTGAAATACCTTCTTCAAGTCTTGGAAGAAGAGGGGAAAGAGTTGTTTTTATGGCTGTTTGTAGTAACAGAACTAACCACAGAAAACTCCCAAAGAACCTCAGCAATCCTCGGCGACCCAAGCTTCCACCTGACATGGACTATAGCTTTAAACGGTTCTTGTACGAGGATGCTGACGAGATTACCCAGCAGCCAACTATTGATACTCTCACTGCTGCTGATGAGGAAGTTGATGAAGAATTGGAAGTGGAAGTAGAAGAGACTGTATGGGAGTCGGATGAGATGGAAGCAATTTCATCTCTTTTCAAAGGGAGGATCCCTCAGAAACCCGGAAAATTGAATAGAGAaaggcctctgcctctgccccttcCTTACAAGATTCGACCTTTAGGACTTCCTACACCAAAGAGATTCTCAAATGTTTCAAGGCAATCCATATCAAAGCAAGTGTACAAGAATCCCACTTTCTTGATTGGTTTGGCCAAAGAAATTCAGAGCCTTTCGACAGAGGAAAATGTATCAAAGGTTCTCAGTAAGTGGGGTCCATTTCTTCGAAAAGGATCATTATCGTTGACAGTCAGAGAGTTGGGTTACTTGGGACTTCCTGAGAGAGCTCTACAAACGTTCTGTTGGGTGAAGAAACAACCCCATCTTTTCCCGGATGATCATGTTCTTGCTTCTACCATTGAAGTGTTGGCGGGGTCAAACGAGTTAAAAGTGCCTTTTGATTTGGATAAGTTCACTGGCTTGGCTAGTCGGAGTGTGTATGAAGCAATGTTAAGGGGTTTCATCAAAGGAGGAAGCCTGAAGCTTGCATTGAAGCTTCTCTCAATAGCTAAGGGATGTAATAGAGTGCTTGGTACTGGGGTGTATGCTAAGCTAATATTGGAGCTTGGTAAGGATCCTGATAAAAGAACGCTTGTCTTCGCATTGTTAGAGGAACTTGCTGCGAGAGATGATCTGGATTTGACACCACAAGACTGTACTGCTATCATGAAAACTTGCATTAGGCTGGGAAGATTCGAGATTGTGGAGGGACTATATGATTGGTTCAGGAAATCTGGTGGCAATCCAAGTGTAGTTATGTATACTACTCTGATTCACTGTCGTTATTCAGAGAACAAACATAGGGAGGCGTTAGCCATGCTATGGGAAATGGAGGCTTCAAATTGCCTTTTTGATCTTCCAGCTTATCGTGTAGTGATTAAGCTCTTTGTTGCTTTGAACGATGTCCCAAGGGCTATACGCTATTTCTCTAAACTTAAGGAAGCAGGTTTTAGTCCAACATTTGATATATACTGCAGCTTGATCAAAATCTATATGGCTGCTGGAAGGCTGGCCAAGTGTGAAGATATCCGCAAGGAGGCAGAGATGGCTGGATTCAGGTTGGACGAACATACAATGTCAAAGTTGCAACAGTAA
- the LOC104114394 gene encoding UDP-glycosyltransferase 91C1 — protein sequence MENERKPLHIVMFPWLAMGHIIPFFHLSKCLAQRGHRVTFISTPRNLERLGKVPSDLTPLLNIVSIPLPKVENLPDQAESSMDIPYQKAQFLKIAFDLLETPLITFLENLSNPKPDWIVYDYASHWLPHRARDLGVSCAFFSLFTAATMAFFGPPRALLNDERSIPEDYTVVPNWISFETDVKYRLHEIKKNFEAPANESGTSDGARFGGSIDGSDFVLFRTCVEFEPEWFNLVSELFQKPVISIGVLPPSIEDNEDLGRSSNNTTWLSIKKWLDKQNQNSVVYVALGTESTLSQKELNELALGLEKCGLPFFWVIRNQPKLNQEESQILPDGYEERVKNRGVIYRGWVPQAKILSHLSIGGFLTHCGWNSVIEALCFGRVLIMFPVMNDQGLNTRLLQCKGVGVEIPRNENDGLFTSESVAETVKFAVVSEEGKTLRANARQMRGLFGDRNRNGELIDDCVGYLMKNRDASIIAE from the coding sequence ATGGAGAATGAGAGAAAACCTCTTCATATAGTTATGTTCCCATGGCTAGCCATGGGACATATTATACCTTTTTTCCATTTATCAAAGTGCTTAGCACAAAGAGGCCACAGAGTAACTTTCATTTCCACTCCAAGAAATCTTGAGAGATTAGGTAAGGTTCCCTCTGATCTTACTCCCCTACTAAATATAGTTAGCATTCCTTTGCCTAAAGTAGAAAACTTACCAGATCAGGCTGAATCCTCAATGGACATACCTTATCAAAAAGCTCAGTTCTTGAAAATTGCTTTTGATTTGCTCGAAACTCCGTTAATCACTTTTCTTGAAAATTTATCAAACCCAAAACCAGATTGGATTGTTTATGATTATGCATCTCACTGGCTACCTCATCGTGCACGCGACTTAGGCGTCTCGTGTGCTTTCTTTAGTCTCTTTACAGCTGCAACTATGGCCTTTTTTGGACCTCCTCGGGCTTTGCTTAATGATGAAAGGTCAATCCCTGAAGATTATACAGTTGTTCCGAATTGGATTTCTTTCGAAACGGACGTTAAATATCGGCTGCACGAGATAAAGAAGAACTTTGAAGCACCAGCAAATGAGTCAGGTACATCTGATGGAGCCCGATTTGGTGGTTCAATAGATGGAAGTGATTTTGTGTTGTTTAGAACTTGTGTTGAGTTTGAACCCGAATGGTTCAACTTGGTTTCTGAGCTTTTTCAGAAACCTGTTATCTCAATTGGTGTTCTTCCTCCATCTATAGAAGATAATGAAGATTTGGGCCGCAGCAGCAATAATACAACATGGCTAAGTATCAAAAAATGGCTAGATAAGCAAAACCAAAATTCTGTGGTGTATGTTGCACTTGGAACTGAATCAACACTTAGTCAAAAAGAGCTGAATGAGCTGGCTCTGGGGTTAGAAAAGTGTGGATTGCCTTTCTTTTGGGTAATAAGAAATCAGCCAAAACTGAATCAAGAAGAGTCACAAATTCTTCCTGATGGTTATGAAGAGAGAGTCAAAAACAGAGGTGTAATTTATAGAGGTTGGGTTCCACAGGCAAAGATATTAAGTCATTTATCAATAGGAGGATTCTTGACTCATTGTGGATGGAATTCGGTCATAGAAGCGCTTTGTTTCGGGCGGGTTTTGATTATGTTTCCAGTGATGAATGATCAAGGTTTGAATACTAGGTTGTTGCAATGTAAAGGGGTTGGTGTAGAGATACCAAGAAATGAAAATGATGGATTGTTTACTAGTGAATCTGTGGCTGAAACTGTGAAGTTTGCAGTGGTGAGTGAAGAGGGAAAGACATTGAGAGCCAATGCAAGACAAATGAGAGGTTTGTTTGGAGATAGGAATAGAAATGGAGAGCTTATTGATGATTGCGTTGGTTATTTGATGAAAAATAGGGACGCAAGCATTATAGCTGAATAA